The genomic DNA TCCAGCAGGCCGCCGCGCTGCTCGACAAAGCCCATATCTACATCGACGACACGCCCAACATCAGCGTGCTCGAGTTGCGGTCGAAGGCGCGCAAGCACAAAGCGCAGCACCCGCTCGACCTGCTCATCATCGACTATCTTCAGCTCATGCAGGGATCTTCCCGGGCGGAAAGTCGCCAGGTCGAAATCTCCGAAATCTCCCGGGCGATTAAAGGCCTCGCCCGCGAGCTCAAATGCCCCATCATCGCCCTGTCCCAGCTCAGCCGCGAGGCCGAAAAAGACGACGGCGGTGCGCCGAAACTTTCGCACTTGCGCGAATCCGGGGCCATCGAGCAGGACGCCGACGTCGTCATGATGCTTTCTCGCCTGCCCGCCGCCGAGCAGGAAGGCCGACAGAACGTCATCATGCTCACCGTGGCCAAGCAGCGTAACGGCCCCACCGGCCCCGTGGAATTGCTCTTCGAGAAAAACATACAGCGCTTCCGCAACCTCGACGGCGACGGCGGTCACAACGAACCGCCGCCCTACCAGTCCTTCGACGACGACGGACCGGTCGAAGAGTACTACGAAGAAGACGATACGCCGTTTTAGTCTGTAGTCTGTAGTCTGTAGTCTGTAGGCTTTAGGCTTTAGGCTTCGGGTTCGTGGCAGACACGCTCATTCCATACGACCCATACGACCCATACGACCCATAAGACCCATACGACCCATACGACCCATAAGACCCATACGCATGCCCCAGTCACCTATGCTATAATCCGGCCCCCAGTGCCGCGCGGCCAAAACTGCGCATGGCCTGCTGGATACTAAAGGGCCACTTCCAAACCCCAAAAATCGCCAGGCCACGGGCCCGCGCAGGAGTTAAACGTCATGTTTCAGGGATCGTTCCCCGCACTGGTTACGCCGTTCAAGGAAAACTTCGAGATTGACTTTGACGCGTATGGTCGCCTCGTTGACTTTCACCTCGAAAACGGCACCGATGGTATCGTCCCCTGCGGATGCTCCGGCGAAGCCGCCACCCTCTCCCATGACGAGCAGAAGGCACTGATTCGCTTCGTCGTCGAGCGCGTGGCGGGTCGAGTGCCCGTGGTCGCCGGCACGGGCTCCAACAACACCGCCGAAGCCGTCGGCCTTACAAAGTACGCGAAGGAAGTGGGTGCGGACGGCGCGCTGCTGATTACGCCCTACTACAACAAGCCCACGCCCGCCGGTCAGATAGCCCACTACACCATGGTGGCCGAACAGGCCCAGATCCCGATCATGCTCTATAATGTGCCCGGTCGCACCGGCACCAAGATATCCCCCGAGACCATCGCGGCGCTTAGCAAGGTGCCCTTTATCGTCTCCGTGAAAGAAGCCTGCGGTAGCGTGGATCAGGTCTCCCAGATTCTCCACCAGTGCGACATCAACGTCATGTCCGGCGACGACAGCCTCACCCTGCCCATGATGGCCGTAGGCGCGAAAGGGGTCGTATCCGTCGCGGCGAACGTCGTCCCCCGGCTGATTTCTGATCTTTGCAAAGCGGCCAACGCGGGCGACTTCGCAAAGGCGAAGGAATTGCACTATAAGTCTCTGTCGCTTGGCACGGCCCTCTTCCTGGAGACCAACCCCATGCCCGTAAAGGCCGCGCTGGCGAAGATGGGCATGATCAAGAACGTTCTGCGCCTGCCGCTGGTTTCCATGACCGACGAGTCCGCCGCACGCATGGACCCCGCACTGAAGGAACTGGGACTGATCTGATCCCGACTGATGTCATTCAATACGCGAAACGGCTGCCGCAGATTCTGCGACAGCCGTTTTTCTTCGCTCAGGGAAACTCATTTGAGGCGGTGTATCGCCGCGCCGCTGGGCAGTTTTGGGAAAAAGTAGGTCGACTTCTGCGGCATGGGTTCTTTCGCATCCGCGCAGGCACAGATTTGTTCCGAGCGCGTGGGCTGGAGGATGAAGGCAAGTTTACCACCCTCCCGGGCACCCTTCATCGCACCGGCCACGCTCTTCTCGTATTCAAACACCGTCCCCTCCGGAATGCCCAGCAGCCGCTCGATGATGCCTCGGTGCAGCAGGGCCACATCGAGATCGCGCCAGGAAGGCCCGCGATCATCGCCCAGGAACGCCACGCGATCTCCCTTGAACGACAGCACGTAGTCACCCTTGCCGGGAATCGCCAGCCCCATCGTGCCCAGCGCGCCCGAGGCCTTCACGGCGGCGGGCATATCCTCCGCGACGGCAGTGACGTCAAACCATTCGCCCAGCGCGGACAGGAAAGCGTCCGCGTCGAATAGCGGCGGTGGCGTCACCACGCGGTGGGGCGGATAAATCTTGAGCCCCGGGTCGCTGAATGAGACGAAGCCCATCAGGGCGAAATTGGCGGGGTGGTTCGAGTCCAGCGGCAGCTTCGCCCTCAGTTCATCGCGGTAGGTGCAGGCCGTCTGGAAGCGGTGGTGGCCATCGGCGATGTAGATCGTCTGATCTTTGAAGAAGCCACGGACCAGCGTGTCGTCTTCCACGCGCCAGAGCTCCTGGGTCACGTTGTCGATGGTGTGGGCCCTCATGTCGGCGGGCCGCTCGTCCATCTGCGCGAGCAGGGGGGCCAGGGCGTCTTCCGGATCCGAATACAGCCCGAAAACCGCCCCCAGATTGGCCGCAGTGGCTTCCGTAAGGCGAAGGCGGTCTTCCACCGGCTTCGCAAAGGTCCGCTCGTGCCCGAGCACATAATTCTCATTCACCTCCGGCAGGCGGATCACGCCGAAGAATCCCCTGCGTACCTGTGCGTTACCTTCGAGGTCGGTAAAGTGCTGGCGGAGCAGATACAAGCTCGGGGCGTCGTCCTGCACGAGCGCGCCCTCCGCGATCCAGGACTCCAGCGCGGCGGCCGCATTCTCGTACTTGTCGCGGCCGTCGCTCTCCACGGGGAGAATGAGATGCACCAGATTGTGGGGGCTGCCCGCCGCCAGCGCGGCGCGCTCCTCCGGCGTGATTACGTCGTAGGGCGGCGTAATGGCCAAATCAAGATTGGGGACCAGGGCGGAATTATAGCGCAGACCGCGAAAACCTTTTACTTCAAGCATGGGAACACCTCTCTCGGGAGCATGGGGACATATGAAACCGTATTCTATAAGTTCGCGGTGTGCCGATCAAAGCCCGCCCCGTGGTTACGTTCGCCACGGCGGGATCGGGTACTATGATGCCCTGAAACGCGCCCCGGAGAGCCGGCAGCTATCCGAGACCGCGTCCGCCAGTCCCCGTAACAGTATCGCCGTCTCGACGTATTGTACGAAACCCCAAACGGAGTAGTTATTCATGCTGAATCGAAAAAAGCTCGCCCTCTGGGCCATTCCGGCCCTCCTGCCCCTCGTACTCATGTCCTGCCCGCCGGAGGCCGGTGAAGGCGCCATCGCCCTGCCCCTGCCCCGGACGCCTCATCCCGGCGTCGCCCTCGACCTTCAGACCATCGCCGAGGGCCTCGATCGGCCGCTCTTTCTCACCGGTCCCAGCGCCCTTTCAGACCAGTTATACATCGTCCAGCAAAGTGGCGTGATTCGGCTCCATTCGGGCGGTGAACTGCAGGAACAGCCCTTTCTCGATCTGACCGAGACGATGGGAAGCAGCAGCGGTGAGATGGGCCTGCTGGGCATGGCGCTCCATCCCGATTACCTGCTGAATGGCTTTTTCTATGTCCACTATACGAACGACGACGGAAACTCGACCATTGCACGGTATCGCCGTTCCCTGCTCGATCCGAATGTGGC from Candidatus Hydrogenedentota bacterium includes the following:
- a CDS encoding 4-hydroxy-tetrahydrodipicolinate synthase, producing MFQGSFPALVTPFKENFEIDFDAYGRLVDFHLENGTDGIVPCGCSGEAATLSHDEQKALIRFVVERVAGRVPVVAGTGSNNTAEAVGLTKYAKEVGADGALLITPYYNKPTPAGQIAHYTMVAEQAQIPIMLYNVPGRTGTKISPETIAALSKVPFIVSVKEACGSVDQVSQILHQCDINVMSGDDSLTLPMMAVGAKGVVSVAANVVPRLISDLCKAANAGDFAKAKELHYKSLSLGTALFLETNPMPVKAALAKMGMIKNVLRLPLVSMTDESAARMDPALKELGLI
- a CDS encoding DUF1015 domain-containing protein, translated to MLEVKGFRGLRYNSALVPNLDLAITPPYDVITPEERAALAAGSPHNLVHLILPVESDGRDKYENAAAALESWIAEGALVQDDAPSLYLLRQHFTDLEGNAQVRRGFFGVIRLPEVNENYVLGHERTFAKPVEDRLRLTEATAANLGAVFGLYSDPEDALAPLLAQMDERPADMRAHTIDNVTQELWRVEDDTLVRGFFKDQTIYIADGHHRFQTACTYRDELRAKLPLDSNHPANFALMGFVSFSDPGLKIYPPHRVVTPPPLFDADAFLSALGEWFDVTAVAEDMPAAVKASGALGTMGLAIPGKGDYVLSFKGDRVAFLGDDRGPSWRDLDVALLHRGIIERLLGIPEGTVFEYEKSVAGAMKGAREGGKLAFILQPTRSEQICACADAKEPMPQKSTYFFPKLPSGAAIHRLK